A genomic window from Silene latifolia isolate original U9 population chromosome 11, ASM4854445v1, whole genome shotgun sequence includes:
- the LOC141614712 gene encoding uncharacterized protein LOC141614712 translates to MLTYLTEAPPIEPGPRASSAVRTAYDDHVRMSIDIKNVLIWSMSPKLKLSCISLNAYEIFTRMITMFSQTPKVRQYDAAARFFEAKLERAQKVAPHVLKMIEYVDILERLGCNIPKTLVVDRILHSLPTKFAHFRVNYNMNGMDKSYHEIHALLTQAERDMEASGSDKGDVLTMKLKNMSLGVKKGKGKEKSQFKKSSKKYDKGKAVENGNPKAKSVKLSEAECFHCHGKGYYRRSCPKYLEDLKEGRVTPIGFKGRVSTSKR, encoded by the exons atgctcacttacttgaccgaagctcctcccatcgagcccggtccaagggcttcatcggcggtgcggaccgcctatgatgaccatgtgaggatgtcgattgatatcaagaatgtgttgatatggtcgatgtccccaaagctcaagctatcatgcatttctttaaatgcgtacgagatattcactcgtatgattactatgttttcacaaacacctaaagtccgtcaatacgatgcggcggcacgcttctttgaagctaagcttgagagggccCAAAAGGTTGCTCCCCATGTGCTCAAAATGatcgaatatgtcgacatcctagagcgtctagggtgtaacattcctaagactcttgtggtggatcgaatcctccactcacttcccaccaagtttgcccactttagggtaaactacaacatgaatggcatggataagagttatcatgaaattcatgcactcctcacccaagcggagagggatatggaagctagtgggagtgacaaaggggatgttttaaccatgaagttaaagaacatgtcccttggtgttaagaaaggaaaagggaaggaaaagtcccaattcaagaaatcatcaaagaaatatgacaagggaaaggccgttgagaatggcaatcccaaggcaaaaagtgtcaaactctccgaggctgAATGTTTCCATTGTCATGGGAAGGGgtattataggaggagttgtcccaaatacttggaggatctcaaggaagggcgtgtgacgcctattg ggtttaagggacgtgtgagcactagcaaaaggtga